CAAAATAGCGATCTACTCAGCCGCTTTGAGCAGTTGTTAAAGACCTATTATCAAGAAGGCCGTTTTGCAGAAGAGGGGCAGCCTGCAGTGGGCTACTTTGCGGCTGAATTGCAGCTTTCGGCCAACTACCTCAGCGATCTCATCAAAAAAGAAACAGGCTATGGGGTAAAGGAAAAAGTACAGCAATTTGTAGTCGAAAAAGCCAAATTGCTTTTGTTACAATCAGCGTTTAGCATTAGTGAATTAGCCTATCAGTTGGGCTATAATTATCCACATTATTTTAGCCGAATGTTTAAGGCCAAAACAGGGCTGAGCCCCAAAGAATACCGAAAGCGAGCTTAGGGGAAAAGGAAAGGAGCAAACAGTTAACTGTTTGCTCCTTTGGTGTTTAGGCTTCCTTTTTTAGGCTATCTAAGGCCTCTTCAATATGCTGAACGGCATTAAATTGCGAGCTAAACTCATGAATTAACTTGCCCTCGGCATTAAATATATAAGTTACCCGGCCAGGTAAAAGACCAAACAAGCTGCCTGGAACGCCAAACTTTTTGCGTAATTCCTTTTTGCTATCACTGAGCAAGCGGAAGGGTAGGCGGTGTTTGCTAGCAAATTTCTTATGTTTTTCTGGTCCATCGGCACTCACGCCAACCACCTTTGCCCCTAAGTCCGTAAAGACCTCAAATTGGTCTCTAAATGCGCAGGCTTCTGCCGTGCAGCCGGGGGTATCATCTTTGGGATAAAAATAAAGGACCAAAGCCTGGCCCAAAAAGTCTTGTTCTGTGAGCCACTGCCCATCTTGGTCCTGCAAACGAAAGGCAGGGAGGCTATCGCCTAAACTGATCTTACTCATACGATTAGAAGTTGTTGATTTTTGTCCATAACAAAAGCGAGGGCCTTTTGTTGGCTACTAGCTTGTTCTTTTGCAGTGAGTACTTTAGACTAACTTTAAATTTGCTTACATAAGGTAAAGCTAATCAGTTGGTTATCTGTATTTGTACCTATGCAAGCTACCTAATTTAGCTAAAAAGGAGGAAGGGCCAACAACAGAACAGGAAAAACTACGTATTTTAGATATCCCCTTTATTTTGCCCCGCCACTCAAAACCAAAAGCCATGACGCCCAAGTTACTCCTTATTAGTTTGTTATTGTTTAGCGGAACGCTATTGGCCCAAAACAAGGCAGCCATAAAGGCCTATAATACGGCCCTGAGCTATTACCAAAGTAGAGACTATGAAACGGCTGCCCCTCTTTTTGAGCAGGCTATTCAGGAATCTCCAGACTTTTACTATGCACATCGCAGTTTGATCAGTTGCTATGAGCAAATGGGGCAGCTAGATAAAGCGGTGCCAGCCTATTTGGCTGCACTAAAACTGGCCCCACATGATTTTGATTTGCATTTCAATTTATCGCAAACCTATATTCAGCTAGAAGAATGGGCGGCGGCCAAAAAAGCCTTGGAGCAGAGTTTAGATATATCGCCTACAGATAGAAAAGCCTTGCAATCTTTGGAGCAAATAGAGCGCTATTTGGCCCAGAAAGAGGCCCCAAAAGAGGAGCAAGTGATCAAAGAGGAGCGCAGCAGCCCTTCTGATCGGGCATATAATGCTGCTTTGGCCCTTTATCGGAAAGGAGAGTACCAGCAGGCCCGGGGCCAATTGCAGGCCTTTTCGGGCCAAGTGAGCCAAGCCGATTTCTATTATCTTTGGGCCCTTTGCGAGCAGCAATTGGGCGAAAGAACGGCCGCTATTGAGCAATATGAAGCGGCTTTGGCCCTAGATGATCGGCATTTTAATAGTAATTACAATTTAGGGATTCTCTACTACAATGATAGAAACTATGAAGAGGCCCAAGCCCTGCTAGAAACAGCCTACCAAAAGCAACCCAAGAAAAAAGATTTGGCCAAGCATTTGGCCCTTAGCTATTATTTGGGCAATAATATGGAGAAAGCCGAGCCTTTTTTGGCCAAGCTAGCCCCCAAAATACAATCGGCAGAGCTCTACTATTATTGGTCCAAAACACTGATGCAGTTAGGTCGAAAAAAAGAGAGTCAAAAAGCTTTGGCTACGGCCAAAAAACTAGACAAAAGCGGAGAGCTGCAGGTGGATATCCAAAACGATCTGGCCGAATATGGACAACTGGCTAGTGAGTACCGAAAAAATGGAAATTACCAAAAAGCTATTGAGGTGTTGGAAGAAGCCATAGCCAAACATGAAGATGAAGCCGCCCTGCATTTTAATTTGGGCCTCAATTACCTAGAGGTGGGCAATAGCCTAAAGGCCCAAAAGGAATTTGCCAAAACCGTAGCCCTTACTCCCGGCCATGCCAAAGCCTATTCGGCCCTAGGCGATATTCATTATCAGGCGGAGAAGTATAGTGAGGCCGCTGCCTATTTTAAGGCTTGTATCGAGGCGGGAATGCAAGATGCTTATAGCTACTATCAGCTAGGGAGTAGCTTGTATAAACTGAACCGCTTTCAGGAGTCTGCCGAAAGTTTTGAGCAAGCTATTGCTAAAAACCCCAAAGAGAAACAATTCTATTTTGCCTTGGGCCTGAGCTATTTGCGCAAAAAGAAAAATGATCTTTCGATCCAGAATTTTGAAAAAGCCCTGGCCTTAGATCCCTATTTCATTGATGCTCAATATCATATTTGCGTCAATTATATTGAAACCAACCGCTTTTTAGATGCCATTGATGAGGCGGAGAAAATTATTGAAAAAGACCCCAAATTTGCTAAAGCTTATTTGACCTTGGCCCATAGCCATAAGCGTTTGGGCAATTTGGCCGAGGCCGATAAATATAGAAAAAAGGCCATTCGCTTAGATCCTTCTTTGCGTTAATTGCGGTCCTACAGGCCCGAAGGGCCGCAGGCAATAGCCAGATTTAAACGCACTCACTTTTATAGTTTGCAGCAATTTCCCGCTAGTCGTCCCTATTTTTCTCGACCATAGCGAAGGCTATGCCCTTAAAAAATAGCTAGCCTAGCCAAAAATTCATAGCAAACCATGGCCAAAGCAGCGCGATTAAATCTGGCTGAGGGATAGTAGGCAGTGGCCGCAGGCCAGACCTAGGCGCGCAGCGCCGCAGGGCCGAGCGAGCAGCGAGCTGCCGCATAGCCCGACCCGAAGGGGCAGCCCCAAAAAAGAAAAAGCGAAAACGAACTGAAGCTCGTTTTCGCTTTATGATTAGGCTTTGGCCTTTTTGGGCCAGTTGATCCAAAAGACGGCGGCCAGAATTAAGCCGACGCCCAGCCATTGTAAGCCGCCCACCTGTTCATTGAGCAAAACATAGGCAAAAAGAATAGAGACGGGAATTTCCATAGAGGCGATGATGCTGCCCAAGCCCGTGCCCGTAATCGGCATGCCTTCATTGAGCAAAATAGGAGGGAGGACGGTCCCAAAAACCGCTATCAGCAGTCCCCAGCTAGCAAAATCGGCCCAGCCAAAATTGTCGATTAGGCTGAGGTTCCAGAACAAAACCGTGATGATCAATCCCCCCCAAACCATAAAATAACTGCGCTCCAAATTGGGCAGGCGCAACACCACTCGGTTAGAAGAATAGAGGGTGACGGTATAGCTAGAAGCGGCGGCCAAACCAAAGGCCAAGCCACGCCAATCTAGGCTTAGGGATTCTTCTTGGCCCAAAATCCCGGTGGCTAAAAAGGTACCGACCAAAACGATAGCGGCAGCCATGATTTTGATGAGAGGCGGGAATTTCCGCTCTAGTATAGACTCTAACAAAATGCCCATCCAGATGGCTTGCATGAGCAAAATAATGCCCACCGAAACGGGAATATATTGGATGGCCAAATAATAAAAGGTACTGGTTAGGCCCATGGCCGTTCCGGCCAACAACAGCTGCCCTTTTTCTTTTAGAGAGGCGGGCGCAACCGCCTTTTTGGCCTTGCCACCAAAGAGCAAGCGCAAAATAAAGAGGATCAAAATGCCCCAAACAAACTGACCCAAGGTCAAATTGCCAATATGGCCGCCTTTGAGGGTCGCCATTTTTACAAAAGTGGCCAAAACGCCATAGCTGCAGGCCCCAGCGGCCACCAGCAAAATTCCTTTCAATTGTCCCATGAAGTATGCTAAAAAAGGTCATAAAAAAGCCCTTTGGTCCATAACAGGCCAAAGGGCGCACAAAATAGATAAATCTATTTACAACTCATCTTTATCCATTAAAATTTTTAGCTTGAAGAGGGCGGCTTGCGAAATCACATCCGTAATTTCATCATTTAGGGCCATCTCGATGGCTTGGGCCAAAGGGAGGCGCCAAAGCCGAAGTTCTTCGCTGCTTTCGGGCTGGGCCTGGCCTTGGCTGAGCTCTTGGGCCAAATAGACGATGCCCGATTCATCCGTGACCGAATTGGAGGTATGCAGCTGCAATAAGGGCCGCCATTTTTTGGCCCGCAGGCCAGTTTCCTCTAGCAGTTCTCTTTGGGCGGCCGCCAAAGGCGACTCCGTTTTGGGGCAGCCCCCTTCTGGAATTTCCCAGCTATAGGCCGAAAGTGGATAGCGATATTGGCCCACCAAATAGGTGTAGCCCTCGGCATCTATCGGAATCACGCCCACCGCAATATTCTTGAAGTGAACGACCCCATAAATGCCCGCTTTACCGCTAGGATCCAAAACTTGGTCTTCCTCCAACTCAATCCAGGGATTGCTATATATTTTTTTGCGCGACAAAAAGGTCCAGGGATTTTTCTCTTGCATTTATCCGTATTTTTCAATCAGTTCGGCCACCAAAGCGGGCAGGCCCGTTGTGGCAGGCTCGGCCAAAACTTTCAAATTATCTAGATGAGGCAGTTGG
This genomic interval from Saprospira grandis contains the following:
- a CDS encoding peroxiredoxin, whose protein sequence is MSKISLGDSLPAFRLQDQDGQWLTEQDFLGQALVLYFYPKDDTPGCTAEACAFRDQFEVFTDLGAKVVGVSADGPEKHKKFASKHRLPFRLLSDSKKELRKKFGVPGSLFGLLPGRVTYIFNAEGKLIHEFSSQFNAVQHIEEALDSLKKEA
- a CDS encoding NUDIX domain-containing protein, whose amino-acid sequence is MQEKNPWTFLSRKKIYSNPWIELEEDQVLDPSGKAGIYGVVHFKNIAVGVIPIDAEGYTYLVGQYRYPLSAYSWEIPEGGCPKTESPLAAAQRELLEETGLRAKKWRPLLQLHTSNSVTDESGIVYLAQELSQGQAQPESSEELRLWRLPLAQAIEMALNDEITDVISQAALFKLKILMDKDEL
- a CDS encoding tetratricopeptide repeat protein, producing MTPKLLLISLLLFSGTLLAQNKAAIKAYNTALSYYQSRDYETAAPLFEQAIQESPDFYYAHRSLISCYEQMGQLDKAVPAYLAALKLAPHDFDLHFNLSQTYIQLEEWAAAKKALEQSLDISPTDRKALQSLEQIERYLAQKEAPKEEQVIKEERSSPSDRAYNAALALYRKGEYQQARGQLQAFSGQVSQADFYYLWALCEQQLGERTAAIEQYEAALALDDRHFNSNYNLGILYYNDRNYEEAQALLETAYQKQPKKKDLAKHLALSYYLGNNMEKAEPFLAKLAPKIQSAELYYYWSKTLMQLGRKKESQKALATAKKLDKSGELQVDIQNDLAEYGQLASEYRKNGNYQKAIEVLEEAIAKHEDEAALHFNLGLNYLEVGNSLKAQKEFAKTVALTPGHAKAYSALGDIHYQAEKYSEAAAYFKACIEAGMQDAYSYYQLGSSLYKLNRFQESAESFEQAIAKNPKEKQFYFALGLSYLRKKKNDLSIQNFEKALALDPYFIDAQYHICVNYIETNRFLDAIDEAEKIIEKDPKFAKAYLTLAHSHKRLGNLAEADKYRKKAIRLDPSLR
- a CDS encoding EamA family transporter — protein: MGQLKGILLVAAGACSYGVLATFVKMATLKGGHIGNLTLGQFVWGILILFILRLLFGGKAKKAVAPASLKEKGQLLLAGTAMGLTSTFYYLAIQYIPVSVGIILLMQAIWMGILLESILERKFPPLIKIMAAAIVLVGTFLATGILGQEESLSLDWRGLAFGLAAASSYTVTLYSSNRVVLRLPNLERSYFMVWGGLIITVLFWNLSLIDNFGWADFASWGLLIAVFGTVLPPILLNEGMPITGTGLGSIIASMEIPVSILFAYVLLNEQVGGLQWLGVGLILAAVFWINWPKKAKA